A portion of the Fusobacterium nucleatum genome contains these proteins:
- a CDS encoding single-stranded DNA-binding protein, protein MNLVVLNGRLTRDPELKFGQSGKAYSRFSIAVDRPFQSSSDKNSQTADFINCVAFGKTAEFIGEYFRKGRKILLNGRLQMSQYESEGKKITTYVVIADSVEFGEAKTSSGTTETSSYGRSESKSTNNTIETPGFDENSSDDMGAPTEIDDEFPF, encoded by the coding sequence ATGAATTTAGTTGTTTTAAATGGAAGACTTACAAGAGACCCTGAATTAAAATTTGGACAAAGTGGAAAGGCTTATTCAAGATTTTCAATAGCAGTTGATAGACCCTTTCAATCTAGTTCTGATAAAAATTCTCAAACGGCTGACTTTATAAACTGTGTTGCTTTTGGAAAAACAGCTGAGTTTATTGGAGAATATTTTAGAAAAGGAAGAAAAATTTTACTTAATGGAAGATTACAAATGAGTCAATATGAATCAGAAGGAAAAAAAATAACTACCTATGTTGTTATAGCTGATTCAGTGGAATTTGGAGAAGCTAAAACAAGTAGTGGCACAACAGAAACTTCATCTTATGGACGTAGTGAAAGTAAATCAACAAATAATACAATAGAAACACCAGGTTTTGATGAAAATTCATCTGATGATATGGGAGCACCTACTGAAATTGATGATGAATTTCCATTCTAG
- a CDS encoding CDP-alcohol phosphatidyltransferase family protein, which produces MDISIYKLKTKFQNLLMPICEKLVKLKITPNQITVTTVLLNIIFAGIIYKFSNYNFLYLTIPVFLFLRMALNALDGMIANKFNQKTKIGVFYNEVGDVVSDTVFFYIFLRVIGINEVYNLLFIFLSALSEYIGVVAVMVDNKRHYEGPMGKSDRAFLISLLAIIYFFIGNQYFDYILILSIILLIFTIYNRVKSSLRGE; this is translated from the coding sequence ATGGATATTTCTATATATAAATTAAAAACAAAATTTCAAAACTTACTTATGCCTATTTGTGAAAAATTGGTAAAATTAAAAATTACTCCTAATCAAATAACAGTGACAACTGTTTTGTTGAATATAATTTTTGCTGGGATAATTTATAAATTTAGTAACTATAATTTTTTATATTTAACAATACCTGTATTTCTATTTTTAAGAATGGCATTAAATGCCTTAGATGGTATGATAGCCAATAAATTTAATCAAAAAACTAAAATAGGAGTTTTCTACAATGAAGTAGGAGATGTTGTATCAGATACAGTTTTCTTCTATATATTTTTAAGAGTTATAGGAATAAATGAAGTCTATAATCTTCTTTTTATATTTTTATCTGCTTTATCAGAATATATAGGAGTGGTTGCAGTAATGGTAGATAATAAAAGGCATTATGAAGGACCTATGGGAAAAAGTGATAGAGCTTTCTTAATAAGCCTTTTAGCTATTATTTATTTTTTTATAGGAAATCAATATTTTGACTATATTTTAATTTTATCTATAATTTTATTAATTTTTACAATATACAATAGGGTAAAATCTTCTTTAAGGGGTGAATGA
- a CDS encoding ABC-F family ATP-binding cassette domain-containing protein: MIATASLGMRFSGRKLFEDVNLKFTPGNCYGVIGANGAGKSTFVKILSGELEATEGEVIFDKNKRMSVLKQDHFQYEDEEVLNVVLMGNKKLWDIMVEKNAIYAKTDFTDEDGIRAAELEGEFAELNGWEAETEAETLLMGLKIGADLHHKLMKELTEPEKVKVLLAQALFGEPDVLLLDEPTNGLDVKAISWLENFIMGLENSTVIVVSHDRHFLNKVCTHITDIDYGKIKMYVGNYDFWYESNELMKTLINNKNKKLEQKRQELQEFIARFSANASKSKQATSRKKQLEKLQLEDMQMSNRKYPFVEFKPEREAGNNLLKVENLSKTIDGIKVLDNVSFTIETGDKVVFLAKNDLVKTTLLSILAGEIEADSGTYTWGVTTSQAYMPRDNSQYFNNTDVNLIDWLRPYSPDEHEAFIRGFLGRMLFSGDETLKKVSVLSGGEKVRCMLSKLMLSGANVLLFDNPSDHLDLESITSLNKALIKFKGTILFGAHDHEFIQTVANRIIEITPKGLVDKVTTYDEYLEDETIQARLDEMYS, translated from the coding sequence ATGATAGCAACAGCTAGTCTTGGAATGAGATTTTCTGGTAGAAAATTATTTGAAGATGTAAACTTAAAATTTACTCCTGGAAACTGTTATGGAGTTATAGGAGCTAATGGAGCAGGTAAATCAACATTTGTAAAAATTCTTTCAGGAGAATTAGAAGCAACTGAAGGAGAAGTTATATTTGATAAAAATAAAAGAATGTCTGTTTTAAAACAAGACCACTTCCAATATGAAGATGAGGAAGTTTTAAATGTTGTTCTTATGGGTAACAAAAAATTATGGGATATTATGGTAGAAAAAAATGCTATCTATGCTAAAACAGATTTTACTGATGAAGATGGAATAAGAGCAGCAGAACTTGAAGGAGAATTTGCAGAGCTTAATGGTTGGGAAGCAGAAACAGAGGCTGAAACTTTACTTATGGGATTAAAAATTGGAGCAGACTTACATCATAAACTGATGAAAGAATTAACTGAGCCTGAAAAAGTAAAAGTTTTGCTTGCACAAGCACTTTTTGGAGAACCTGATGTTTTACTTTTAGATGAGCCTACAAACGGACTTGATGTAAAAGCAATAAGCTGGTTAGAAAACTTTATCATGGGGCTTGAAAACTCAACAGTTATTGTAGTATCTCATGACAGACACTTTTTAAATAAAGTTTGTACTCATATCACAGATATAGACTATGGTAAAATTAAAATGTATGTTGGAAACTATGATTTTTGGTATGAATCAAATGAGCTTATGAAAACTTTAATCAACAATAAAAATAAAAAATTAGAACAAAAAAGACAAGAATTACAAGAATTTATTGCTAGATTTAGTGCCAATGCCTCTAAGTCTAAACAAGCAACTTCAAGAAAGAAACAATTAGAAAAATTGCAACTTGAAGATATGCAAATGTCTAATAGAAAATATCCATTTGTTGAATTCAAACCTGAAAGAGAAGCAGGGAATAATTTATTAAAAGTTGAAAATCTTTCTAAAACTATTGATGGAATAAAAGTTTTAGATAATGTTTCTTTTACAATAGAAACTGGGGATAAAGTTGTTTTCCTAGCCAAAAATGATTTGGTAAAAACTACTTTACTTTCTATTTTAGCAGGAGAAATTGAAGCTGATTCAGGAACTTATACTTGGGGAGTTACTACAAGTCAAGCATATATGCCAAGAGATAATAGCCAATACTTTAATAATACTGATGTAAACTTAATTGATTGGCTAAGACCATATTCACCAGATGAACATGAAGCATTTATCAGAGGATTTTTAGGAAGAATGTTATTTTCAGGAGATGAAACTCTTAAAAAAGTATCTGTATTATCTGGAGGAGAAAAAGTTAGATGTATGTTATCTAAATTAATGCTTTCAGGGGCTAATGTACTTTTATTTGATAACCCAAGTGACCACTTAGATTTGGAATCAATAACTTCATTAAATAAAGCATTAATAAAATTTAAAGGTACTATTTTATTTGGAGCTCATGACCATGAGTTTATACAAACTGTTGCCAATAGAATTATTGAAATAACACCAAAAGGACTTGTTGATAAAGTAACAACTTATGATGAATATTTAGAAGATGAAACTATCCAAGCTAGACTTGATGAAATGTACAGTTAA
- a CDS encoding cupin domain-containing protein, whose translation MVKIEVAKAICFNQLINSKETEVVSMRILNQSNSYISLFSLAKNEEITAEAMLGNRYYYCFNGSGEVSIENNKKHISNGDFLEVLAHNNYSIKSSDTLKLIEIGEKIGDEAMENQTLKMLESASAFNLADCVEYKEGQIVSKNLVAKSNLVITIMSFWKGETLDPHKAPGDALVTVLDGEGKYIVDGKTFIVKKGESTVLPANIPHAVEAVENFKMMLALVK comes from the coding sequence ATGGTAAAAATAGAAGTTGCAAAAGCTATTTGTTTTAACCAACTTATAAATTCAAAAGAAACAGAAGTTGTAAGTATGAGAATTTTAAATCAATCTAATAGTTATATTTCTTTATTTTCATTAGCTAAAAATGAAGAAATTACAGCTGAAGCTATGTTAGGAAATAGATATTATTATTGTTTTAATGGTAGTGGAGAAGTATCTATTGAAAATAATAAAAAACATATTTCAAATGGTGATTTTTTAGAAGTTTTAGCTCATAATAATTATTCTATAAAATCATCAGATACTTTAAAACTTATTGAAATTGGAGAAAAAATAGGAGATGAAGCTATGGAAAACCAAACTTTAAAAATGTTAGAATCTGCTAGTGCTTTTAATCTTGCAGACTGTGTAGAATATAAAGAAGGACAAATTGTCAGCAAAAACTTAGTTGCAAAATCTAATTTAGTTATAACTATTATGTCATTTTGGAAAGGTGAAACATTAGACCCACATAAAGCTCCAGGTGATGCACTTGTTACTGTCCTTGATGGGGAAGGCAAATACATTGTTGATGGAAAAACTTTTATAGTAAAAAAAGGTGAAAGTACAGTTTTACCTGCTAATATTCCTCATGCCGTTGAAGCAGTAGAAAACTTTAAAATGATGTTAGCACTTGTAAAATAG
- a CDS encoding SDR family oxidoreductase, with protein MKKILIMGGNQFVGKEIAKNFLEKDYTIYVLNRGTRKNIEGVFFLKVDRDNLIEMENILKDIEVDIIVDVSAYTEEQVDILHKVMKNGFKQYILISSASVYNNIECTPVNEGCQTGENLIWGDYAKNKYLAEKKTIENSNLYNFKYTIFRPFYIYGIGNNLDRENYFFSRIKYNLPIFIPSKNNIIQFGYVEDLALAIESSIENSDFYNQIFNISGDEYVTMSEFAEICGKVMAKKAVIKYVNTEENKIKARDWFPFREVNLFGNISKLENTGFRNTYSLIQGLEKTYKYNDENDLITKPILNKLELEN; from the coding sequence ATGAAAAAAATTTTAATTATGGGAGGCAATCAATTTGTAGGAAAAGAAATAGCAAAAAATTTTTTAGAAAAAGATTATACAATTTATGTTTTAAATAGAGGGACAAGAAAAAATATTGAAGGGGTATTTTTTTTAAAAGTTGATAGAGATAATTTAATTGAAATGGAAAATATTTTAAAAGATATAGAAGTAGATATTATTGTGGATGTTTCTGCTTATACAGAAGAACAGGTTGATATATTACATAAAGTTATGAAAAATGGATTTAAACAGTATATTTTAATAAGTAGTGCTTCTGTGTACAATAATATAGAATGTACTCCTGTAAATGAAGGATGTCAAACAGGAGAGAATTTAATATGGGGAGATTATGCTAAAAATAAATATTTAGCAGAAAAGAAAACTATTGAAAATTCAAATTTATATAATTTTAAATATACTATATTTAGACCTTTTTATATCTATGGAATAGGAAATAATTTAGATAGAGAAAATTATTTCTTTTCAAGAATAAAATATAATTTACCTATTTTTATTCCTAGTAAAAATAATATAATTCAATTTGGTTATGTTGAAGATTTAGCATTAGCAATAGAAAGTTCAATAGAGAATTCAGATTTCTATAATCAAATTTTTAATATTTCTGGTGATGAATATGTTACTATGAGTGAATTTGCAGAAATTTGTGGAAAAGTTATGGCTAAAAAAGCTGTAATAAAATATGTAAATACAGAAGAAAATAAGATAAAAGCAAGAGATTGGTTTCCATTTAGAGAAGTTAATCTTTTTGGAAATATTTCAAAGTTAGAAAATACAGGTTTTAGAAATACATATTCTTTGATACAAGGCTTAGAAAAAACATATAAATACAATGATGAAAATGATTTAATTACTAAACCTATTTTAAATAAGTTAGAACTTGAAAATTAA
- a CDS encoding adenylate kinase yields MINLNLVLFGAPGAGKGTQAKFIVDKYGIPQISTGDILRVAVANKTKLGLEAKKFMDAGQLVPDEIVNGLVAERLAEKDCEKGFIMDGFPRNVAQAKVLDEILTKLGKQIEKVIALNVPDKDIIERITGRRTSKVTGKIYHIKFNPPVDEKPEDLVQRADDTEEVVVKRLETYHNQTAPVLDYYKVQNKVTEIDGTKKLEDITQDIFKILG; encoded by the coding sequence ATGATTAATTTGAATTTAGTATTATTTGGAGCACCGGGAGCAGGAAAAGGGACACAAGCAAAATTTATTGTTGATAAATATGGAATACCTCAAATTTCAACAGGGGATATATTGAGAGTAGCCGTAGCTAATAAAACAAAATTAGGTTTAGAAGCTAAAAAATTTATGGATGCAGGACAATTAGTTCCAGATGAAATTGTTAATGGATTAGTTGCTGAAAGATTGGCAGAAAAAGACTGTGAAAAAGGTTTCATAATGGATGGTTTTCCCAGAAATGTTGCTCAAGCAAAAGTTTTAGATGAAATATTAACAAAATTAGGAAAACAAATAGAAAAAGTTATAGCTTTAAATGTACCAGATAAAGATATAATAGAAAGAATTACAGGAAGAAGAACATCAAAAGTAACTGGAAAAATTTATCATATTAAGTTTAACCCACCAGTTGATGAAAAACCAGAAGATTTAGTTCAAAGAGCAGATGATACAGAAGAAGTTGTTGTAAAAAGATTAGAAACATATCATAATCAAACTGCACCAGTTTTAGATTACTATAAAGTACAAAATAAAGTAACTGAAATTGATGGAACTAAAAAATTAGAAGATATTACACAAGATATATTTAAAATTTTAGGATAG
- a CDS encoding cob(I)yrinic acid a,c-diamide adenosyltransferase codes for MEDKKYVNITKVYTKRGDKGETDLLGGSAARKDSLKVESYGCVDEASSFIGVARYYCKNKIIKERLKVIQNKLLVLGGFLASDERGKEMMKDQIKEDDIKLLEEYIDEYNQKLPPLKHFILPGDEEVATHFHVARTVVRRAERRIVSLKAQEPDLNPLIQKYVNRLSDLMFVLARYSEEVENKKWKSANLNI; via the coding sequence ATGGAAGATAAAAAATATGTGAATATAACAAAAGTTTATACAAAAAGAGGAGATAAGGGAGAAACTGATTTATTAGGTGGCAGTGCAGCTAGAAAAGATAGCTTAAAAGTTGAATCTTATGGTTGTGTTGATGAAGCTTCTTCTTTTATCGGGGTTGCAAGATATTATTGTAAAAATAAAATCATAAAGGAAAGATTAAAAGTAATACAAAATAAGTTATTGGTTCTTGGAGGTTTCTTAGCTAGTGATGAAAGAGGAAAAGAAATGATGAAGGATCAAATCAAAGAAGATGATATAAAGTTATTGGAAGAATACATTGATGAATATAATCAAAAATTGCCACCATTAAAACATTTTATATTACCAGGTGATGAGGAAGTGGCTACTCATTTTCATGTGGCTAGGACTGTTGTAAGAAGAGCAGAAAGAAGGATAGTTTCTCTTAAAGCACAAGAGCCTGATTTGAATCCACTTATCCAAAAATATGTAAATAGATTATCTGACTTAATGTTTGTTTTGGCAAGATATTCAGAAGAAGTAGAAAATAAAAAATGGAAGTCTGCAAATTTAAATATCTAA
- a CDS encoding bifunctional alpha/beta hydrolase/class I SAM-dependent methyltransferase gives MENFYFNTFDGNKIFYRIWNFEKNKKTLIIIHRGHEHSERLSELTQNEKFLKYNIFAYDLRGHGYTEVKSSPNAMDYVRDLDSFIKHLKNEYQIKEEDIFIVANSIGGVILSAYVHDFAPNIAGMALLAPAFEIKLYIPFAKQLVTLLTKIKKDAKVMSYVKAKVLTHDIEEQNKYNSDKLINKEINAKLLIDLADMGKRLVEDSMAIELPTIIFSAEKDYVVKNSAEKRFFLNLSSKKREFIELENFYHGIIFEKEREKVYKMLDDFIQDIFKNQNTSLDVSPREFSRKEYERIGLEEYPLSEKIFYSIQKFSMKTFGFLSKGMSLGLKYGFDSGISLDYIYKNQADGKLLLGKFIDRFYLNQIGWAGVRERKKNLLTLIEEKINNLGEENVKILDVAGGTGNYLFDIKEKYPNVQILINEFKKSNIEVGEEVIKKNNWENISFVNYDCFNKETYKKINYTPNIVIISGVFELFEDNNMLENTISGVAEILDKNGTVIYTGQPWHPQLKQIALVLNSHKGHGKSWLMRRRSEKELDSLFENYNLKKEKMLIDNDGIFTVSLAELR, from the coding sequence ATGGAAAATTTCTATTTTAATACTTTTGATGGAAATAAAATTTTTTATAGAATATGGAATTTCGAGAAAAACAAAAAAACTTTAATTATCATTCATAGAGGACATGAACATTCAGAGAGATTAAGTGAATTAACACAAAATGAAAAATTTTTAAAATATAATATTTTTGCCTATGATTTAAGAGGACATGGCTATACAGAAGTTAAATCTTCTCCTAATGCTATGGATTATGTTAGGGATTTAGATTCTTTTATAAAACATCTAAAAAATGAATACCAAATAAAAGAAGAAGATATTTTCATTGTTGCAAATAGTATAGGTGGAGTAATACTTTCTGCCTATGTTCATGATTTTGCACCAAATATAGCAGGTATGGCTTTACTTGCACCTGCTTTTGAAATAAAACTTTATATTCCTTTTGCTAAACAACTTGTTACATTGCTTACTAAAATAAAAAAAGATGCTAAAGTTATGAGTTATGTAAAAGCAAAAGTTTTAACTCATGATATTGAAGAACAAAATAAATATAATTCTGATAAACTTATCAATAAAGAAATTAATGCTAAACTATTAATTGATTTAGCTGATATGGGAAAAAGATTGGTTGAAGATTCAATGGCAATAGAATTACCTACAATAATATTTTCTGCTGAAAAAGATTATGTTGTAAAAAATTCTGCCGAAAAAAGATTTTTCTTAAATTTATCATCTAAAAAAAGAGAGTTTATAGAACTTGAAAATTTTTATCATGGAATAATCTTTGAAAAAGAAAGAGAAAAAGTATATAAAATGTTGGATGATTTTATACAAGATATTTTCAAAAATCAAAATACTTCACTTGATGTTTCTCCTAGAGAATTTTCAAGAAAGGAGTATGAGAGGATAGGCTTGGAAGAATATCCTCTAAGTGAAAAAATATTTTATTCTATTCAAAAATTCTCTATGAAAACTTTTGGGTTTTTAAGCAAAGGAATGAGTTTAGGCTTAAAATATGGCTTTGACTCTGGGATTTCTCTTGATTATATTTATAAAAATCAAGCTGATGGAAAATTATTACTAGGAAAATTTATAGATAGATTTTATCTAAATCAAATCGGATGGGCAGGTGTAAGAGAAAGAAAAAAGAACTTGCTTACTTTAATAGAAGAAAAGATAAATAATTTAGGTGAAGAAAATGTTAAAATCTTAGATGTAGCTGGTGGAACTGGAAATTATTTATTTGATATAAAAGAAAAATATCCAAATGTACAGATTTTAATAAATGAGTTTAAAAAATCAAATATTGAAGTTGGAGAAGAAGTTATTAAGAAAAACAATTGGGAAAATATATCTTTTGTAAACTATGATTGTTTTAATAAGGAAACTTATAAAAAAATAAATTACACACCCAATATAGTTATAATCTCAGGAGTTTTTGAACTCTTTGAAGATAATAATATGCTTGAAAATACTATATCAGGAGTGGCAGAAATCTTAGATAAAAATGGTACTGTTATTTACACAGGTCAACCTTGGCACCCTCAATTAAAGCAAATAGCTTTAGTTCTTAATAGCCATAAAGGACATGGTAAATCTTGGCTTATGAGAAGAAGAAGTGAAAAAGAGTTAGATAGCTTATTTGAAAATTATAATTTAAAGAAAGAAAAAATGCTAATTGATAATGATGGAATTTTTACAGTTTCATTAGCAGAATTGAGGTAA